The proteins below come from a single Thermocrinis sp. genomic window:
- the dxs gene encoding 1-deoxy-D-xylulose-5-phosphate synthase has translation MLLEGYKGPIDLRYMDYKELEQLAQEVRDYIIDVTAKNGGHVAPGLGVVELTIALLRVFDPPKDVIVWDIGHQAYPWKILTDRKDQFLTLRQYEGISGFLRREESPYDAFGAGHSSTSISAGLGFRVGKDLLKRDGYVVVVIGDGAMTAGMAFEALNNAGHLRPSKFIVILNDNEMSISPNVGAISTYLSKIISGHFVQETRQKVKRIAEHLGSPAKRLVKLTEEFLKGIISPGIIFEELGFNYIGPVNGHDLPALETTLKNIKDIEGPVLLHIYTKKGKGYKPAENDPVTWHGVAPYKRESGEFIKKPSPPTWTSVFGKAIVEMAEKDEKIVVITPAMKEGSGLVEFAKRFPERFFDVGIAEQHACTFAGGLAAEGLKPVACYYSTFLQRAYDQVIHDIALQKLHVVFAIDRGGLVGEDGPTHHGVFDLSYLRIVPNMIVCAPKDEQELVDLLYTGLNQTLPFALRYPRGPAYGVPVEEPKNVPIGSWEELLDGEDGVILAVGYPVYQALRAAEELRKEGIKMGVVNARFVKPMDESMLLDLCSRYDLFITVEDNTIVGGFGSGVLEFLSRKGIVKKVIMLGVPDRFVEHGNQNLLRNLVGIDAEGIARSIRQALKKVF, from the coding sequence ACTGCCAAAAATGGTGGGCATGTGGCTCCGGGTCTTGGAGTGGTTGAGCTAACCATAGCCTTACTTAGGGTTTTTGATCCTCCAAAGGATGTTATAGTTTGGGATATTGGACACCAGGCTTATCCTTGGAAGATCCTCACAGATAGAAAGGATCAATTTCTTACATTAAGGCAGTATGAAGGCATATCTGGGTTTCTCAGAAGGGAAGAAAGTCCCTACGACGCCTTTGGTGCAGGGCACAGCTCCACATCCATATCTGCGGGTTTAGGTTTCAGGGTTGGTAAGGATCTTCTCAAGAGAGATGGATACGTGGTTGTGGTTATAGGTGATGGTGCCATGACTGCCGGTATGGCTTTTGAAGCCCTAAACAACGCAGGTCATTTAAGACCGAGCAAGTTTATAGTCATACTGAATGACAATGAGATGTCCATATCTCCAAATGTTGGAGCCATATCAACCTATCTTAGTAAGATCATAAGCGGGCACTTTGTGCAAGAAACCCGTCAAAAGGTAAAACGTATAGCAGAACATCTTGGAAGCCCTGCCAAAAGATTAGTAAAGCTTACAGAAGAGTTCTTAAAGGGTATTATCTCCCCTGGGATAATATTTGAAGAACTGGGCTTTAACTACATAGGTCCGGTGAATGGACACGACCTACCAGCTTTAGAAACAACCCTGAAAAATATAAAGGACATAGAAGGTCCAGTTCTTCTCCACATATACACTAAAAAGGGTAAAGGATACAAGCCAGCGGAAAACGACCCGGTTACTTGGCACGGGGTAGCTCCCTACAAGAGAGAATCTGGAGAGTTTATAAAAAAGCCCTCTCCTCCCACTTGGACTTCAGTTTTTGGAAAAGCTATCGTGGAGATGGCAGAAAAGGATGAAAAGATAGTGGTTATAACACCGGCTATGAAGGAAGGTTCAGGTCTTGTGGAGTTTGCCAAGAGGTTTCCAGAAAGGTTTTTTGACGTGGGCATTGCGGAACAGCACGCATGCACCTTTGCAGGAGGACTAGCAGCGGAGGGCCTAAAGCCAGTGGCCTGTTACTACTCTACATTCTTACAGAGAGCCTACGACCAGGTCATACACGACATAGCCCTTCAGAAGCTACACGTGGTTTTTGCCATAGACAGAGGGGGACTTGTGGGGGAGGACGGGCCAACCCATCACGGAGTTTTTGACCTATCCTATCTTAGGATAGTGCCAAACATGATAGTTTGCGCGCCAAAGGATGAGCAAGAACTGGTTGATTTGCTGTACACTGGACTAAACCAAACCCTTCCCTTTGCCCTTAGATATCCGAGAGGTCCAGCTTACGGCGTGCCAGTAGAAGAACCGAAAAACGTACCCATAGGCTCTTGGGAGGAGCTTTTAGACGGAGAAGATGGTGTAATCCTTGCGGTGGGCTATCCTGTATATCAGGCACTAAGAGCAGCAGAAGAACTCAGAAAGGAAGGTATAAAAATGGGAGTGGTAAATGCAAGGTTTGTAAAGCCCATGGATGAGTCTATGCTTTTGGACCTTTGCTCAAGGTATGATCTGTTTATAACCGTAGAGGACAACACCATAGTGGGGGGGTTTGGTTCTGGAGTTTTGGAATTTCTTTCCAGAAAGGGGATCGTTAAAAAAGTAATCATGCTTGGAGTCCCGGATAGGTTTGTAGAGCACGGAAATCAGAATCTCCTCCGGAATTTAGTAGGAATAGATGCGGAAGGTATAGCAAGAAGTATAAGGCAAGCTTTGAAGAAGGTGTTTTAA